The following DNA comes from Leptolyngbyaceae cyanobacterium.
GAAGGATGAAAAATAAAAATTAAAAAATTATTCTCATCCCCATCTGCCCACCTCCCCATCTCCCCATACCTTGTAAGATTGGAATCGGGATTGAAAAAAACTTTTGGCGCGAGAAAATTTGTTTCATGGATATTCAAGAATTTTTCCAGCTAAGTGCTGGCAAATGGTTTTCACAGCGTACTAGCCATCATTTAGCGTTTAAGCAATCAGAGAATGGCAAGTCCAATATCACTATTGAAATGCTGCCCGCAGACGATCCGAAAGTGATCGAACTATGTCAGGAGTATAACGTACCTCCAGAGAGTGCTAGAGGTGCGGCTCGCGTCAGTTGGGACGGTACGATGGAATGGGATGAGGAAAAACACGCTGGTTCTTCGGTGTTGGTACCGATTCCCGATCCCGATAAGCCTAATGAAGGCAAGTTATTGCGGGATGTAGGCTATGCTGAAAAGGCGGGAGTAGCCGGTCGCTACATTATGAGCGGCGATGGTGCGTTAACCTTGATTACCGAGTACGAGACGATGTACTCAGAGGAGCGCATTTGGTTTGCCAGCCCTAATTTGCGGCTGAGAACTAGCATTTTGAAACGGTTTGGTGGCTTTAGCATGGCATCTTTTTGCTCGGAAATTCGGATGGGTGTTACCCAAAGTGCTGCCAAGCAAGCAGATGCTTCTGAAGTAAAGGTTAAAAGTTAAAAATTTTAAATTAATAGCAAACTGGCTGTTATCCGGTTAGTTATTGGTTTTCCTTTTTTTCTTTCTCAAGTGGAGCGCGACACCGATAGTCGATCTCGTCTTTTTCGCCCTATCTCCCATCAACCTATTTTTCCATACAAATAGTGAGAAAATTCTGCGCTAGATCGATCGCTCAGCTGTTACTGCGTTTGTCACCTCATCGGTGTTTCCAGATGGGGTCAATGTTTCAACTAATGCTTTGAGTTTATCGTGGAAGTCGGTAGATGGGGGATTTGGGGTGAATTGGTCGATGGGTGGATGGTTAAAACTAAAGTTAACAAAGGTTTCCGGTTTTCCATCTGCCACTTGTTGGTGAGATTGATAATTTCCCACAGCGTCACTGCTCAAAGGAGAAAGTTGGGACTCTGACAAGGTTGATTTTTTCTCGATCGCAGTTTCATCTAATTTGGGTCGAGATGGGGTAATTTCTGCGATGGCGACGCTGGAGTTGCCCCATTGTTCCTCTTGACTAGTTTGCAGCAATGCTTCAAAGGGAGTCGAGCTAGGAATTCCTTCGGATCGCTCTGACGAGCGATCGCAACATGGGCTGTAAATACTTGAATTTGAAAGATCTGTAATGCGATCGTCATCTTCAGGCCATATTTCTGCTCTTTCAGCCCGACTAGCAAAGTTATCCTGGAGTTCTTGGGGTAATTTAGAGCAAATCAATCTTTCAAATTCGTACTTGAAGTGATAAAGCAATTGGTTGCGTCGCAGCCAAATCACCAAAATTTGCTCGACGGAAATCGCTTTATACCTCCCTTGATATAAAGCTTCGATGACTGCCAAACGAATCCAGTTAGCTGGATAATGGACAAGCCATCGTTCAACCAATTCACTCGATCGGTAGCCGCTCAAATCAAAACTGTAATTAGCTAAGAGCAGTGCAGCGGCGGCGGCATCCGCATTATTTTCTAGCACTGGAGAGCTTATTTCTAGATTGCTCATCAACTATTAATAGGGCGGTGCAGAAACGACATGAGAGAAAGGGTGGGTGAGAGGGAGAGAAGGACAATTAATTTTCATATTTCATTAATGACCAAAGTTTAACCTGTCGGTTAGCACTCAAACTTGGTTTAATATTTTGGGGGATCTTCTTTACCTGTTGCCTTACAAACTACCATTTATTAAAGCAATACCAAACGATCGGTAGTGTAGACGGGAATGAAAACCTCTTGCTTTTAGCCTTTTTCTTCACCCTTCCTCTATGCGATCGGTTGTGTAAGCTGGATTGACCACCTCTTGTCCTATTCCTTTCCCCTAGTAGATGGTGACAACCTCTTGGAGTGAGAACAGATGATTGAAGTCGAGCATTTGTGCAAAATCTACGGTTCCACCCCGGCAATCCAAGATGTTACCTTTAAGGTTGAGCCGGGAGAAATTGTGGGATTTTTAGGGCCGAACGGAGCCGGAAAAACCACCACAATGCGGATTTTAGCTGGTTATTTACCAGCTACTAGCGGTACGGCAAGAGTTGCTGGGTACGATGTCCACGAGGATTCGATGGCAGTACGGCAACGGATCGGCTATTTACCGGAAATACCGCCGTTATATCCCGATATGACGGTGGAAGCATTTTTATATTTTGTAACGCGGATTAAAGGTGTTTCGGCTGGCGATCGGGCTGATAAAGTAAACTCAGCCTTGAAACGCTGCAATCTGGAAGAAAAGCGAAAAGTACTGATTCGCAAGCTTTCCAAAGGTTTTCGACAACGAGTGGGCATCGCTCAAGCGATCGTCCACGACCCGCCAGCATTAATTTTAGATGAACCAACTGTAGGTTTAGATCCCCGCCAAATTATTGAAGTCCGAAATTTAATTAAGAGTTTGGCTGGTAGCCACACGATTATTCTTTCTACCCACATTTTGCCGGAAGTAAGAATGACTTGCGATCGCGTGACGATCATCAATCGCGGCAAAGTGGTAACCACCAATACACCAGAAAGTTTAGAAGCTAATCTCACCAGCGGATCGGGCTATGAAATAGAAATAGAAGGAGATGCGGATATTGCCTTAGCCAGACTTTCCGCAGTGCCGGGAGTACATTTGGTAGAATCTATGGCGATACCCCATTTGCCAGAAAATCGCGTAGCCTATCGAATTGTATCGGAACCAGGAGCAGAACCAGGGAAAGAAATAGCTAATGCTTTGGTGTCAGGTGGACTGGGATTATGGGAAATGCGACGCACTCGCGCCAGCTTAGAAGATGTATTCCTGGAATTGACAACATTAGAGAAATCCACATCCAGCGAATACGAAAGTGAGAGTAAAAAAAGCTCTAAAAAAGAAGAAATAGAACCAAATATAAACTTGATAAATAGCTTGGAAGAGCGAGTTGTCAATCAGTCTGAAACTGATGAAAAATCAGTGGAAACCGAGCCAGAAAGCGACCGAAAAAAGGAGGTAGAAAATTAGATGCGAATAATTTTTGCCAACATTATGGCGATTTACCGTAAGGAGTTGCAGGGTTATTTTGCTTCCCCTTTAGCTTATGCGATCGCAGGAGTTTTCTGGTTTGTCGCTGGCTGCTTTTTCATGACTATTCTGTTGGGCGAACTCAATCAAGCCGCAGCGATCGATCGCCAGATGGGAGAAAGCGCTCCCCCCTTCGATGTAGCTTACAGAATATTACAAGGTTTCATGAACGTAATGGGTTCTTTTTCCCTATTCGTACTACCAATGCTTTCAATGGGACTTTATGCAGAGGAACGCAAGCGGGGTACCCTGGAACTATTAGCTACCTCGCCAGTGACTAATTGGGCAGTAGCAGTAGGCAAACTATTAGGGGTATTAACCTTTTTCACTGCGATCGTATTACCAGTATTGATTTATGAAACGATGGTTTTGAATGCTGCTGATACCCCAGTACCTCCAGGAGTACCTTTATTAGCCCATTTAGGATTAATCTTATTGGCTGCTAGCGTTTTATCATTAGGAATGTTTATTTCCTCCCTGACTGACAGTACGGTTTTGGCAGCAATTTTTACTTTTGCTGGTGTCTTGCTGCTGTGGATCGTCGATTTTTTTGCTAGTGCTTGGGGCGGTAATGTAGGAGCAGTGTTAAATTATCTATCCTTGCTGAAGCATTATAGCAATTTAGTGCAAGGAGTTTTCGATACTAGCAGTTTGGTATTCTTTGCTAGTTTTATTGCCTTGGGAGTTTTTCTGACTGCTCAATCGATCGATACCTTCCGCTTCCAACGCTCGTAAACGATTGTAGTCAAACAGAGAGAAAAGAATGAAATTGGTGAGTTATTTCTGTGGTACTACCGAATTAAATCTGCATTAGTAAATCAAATTCATAATGAAAAAATTTGACAAATGACAAACGAATAATTAGCCAATGAATACTTTTAAGTTCAGCCAAAAATATGGGAAATATCTGTTTTGGATCGGACTAATGCTGATCGTAATGGGTATATCAGCTTGGTTCGTATCAGGTAAATGGTTACCCATACCTTTAGCGTTAGTAATTGCGGGAATAGTAGCAACCGGAATTTGGTTGCTGACTTTAGATAGCGTTGATTTAACTGCTGCCTCTCAAACATTTTGGGGACGACGTTCGACGCAAACAGGTACTAATGCGTTAGCTGCTACAATTTCCGCGATCGCAATTTTAGCGATTATCAATTTTGTGGGAGTACGCTATTCAGCGCGGTTTGATTTAACAGAAAATCAACTGTTTAGCTTGTCGCCCCAATCCCAAAAAATAGTTCAAAATTTAACTCAGCCCGTGAAGGTGTGGGTATTCGATCGCACTCCCCATCCTGAAGACCAACAATTATTAGATAATTATCAGCGATTGGGAGCTAATTTTCGCTACGAATACGTCGATCCTAATGCTAATCCAGGATTAGCTAACAAATTTAATGCTAGAGAAGGTGGCGAAGTTTATTTAGAGTTAGGTCAGAAACAAAAATTCGTTCAAAGAATCGATCGAGACCAACAATTATCCGAAGAAACGATTTCCAGCAGCATCCAACAAATTCAGAGCGATCGCAATTCTATAGTTTACTTCCTGCAAGGTCACGGCGAACACCCACTAGAATCTCTCCAAAATGGATTATCTGATGCTACCAAATACTTAGAACAGAAAAATTTCACCAGTAAATCCCTTAATTTGGCCGAACGTTCTTCAGTTCCTCAAGATGCTTCAGTAGTAGTAATTGCAGGGCCAAAACGAGCCTTATTAGAGCAAGAAGTGAATGTTTTGCGTGATTATCTTAACCGAGGTGGCAGCGTTCTCCTCATGCTCGATCCGAATACCGACGTAGCTTTGGATAAGTTACTAAATGATTGGGGTGTCAAACTAGAAAACCGTTTGGCTGTCGATGCTTCTGACGATGGAAGACTGCTAGGATTAGGACCAGCTACTCCCATCGTAACGAATTATGGTAATCATCCAATTACCAAAGATTTTGGCAACGGCATTTCTTTTTATCAACTAGCACGTCCCATTGCGATCGAATCGGTGAAAGATGTCACGGCAACTCCCCTTTTATTAACCAGTCAGGATAGTTGGGGAGAAAGCGATATCCAAAACAAGGAATTAAATTTCGATTCAAAAACCGATATTCAAGGGCCTTTAACTTTGGGAGTTGCTCTTAGTAAAAAAATTGAGTCGAAGCCCGCTCCTCAACCAACACCAGCTTCCCCTAACGCGGAAAATTTATCACAAAACTCAAAAGAAAGTCGTTTGGTCGTCATCGGTAATTCTCAATTTGCTACTGATGGAAAATTCGGTCAGCAGTTAAATGGAGACGTATTTCTTAATTCAGTGAGTTGGTTAAGTCAACAAGAAAATCAAACTCTTTCCATTCGTCCCAAACAGCCAAATAAGCGGCGAATAAATATCACAATTGCCCAAGCTAGCTTATTAGCTTGGATTAGCGTGGTGATTTTACCTTTAATCGGTTTCGGTGCTGCTGGTTGGCTTTGGTGGCGGCGGCGGTAACCTTTTAGTCATTTAATTGATGTTTGGCTGATGGGAAGTTGTGGAGATGGGAAACGACAGGAGAACATATTTTTATAATTTTCTTTCCCATTTTCCTTCCCTCTAACACCTGTCAGATTAAGGTTGGTGGTTGTTAAATATGAAGTTCCAAAAATCTACGCTCATTTTGATTTTTTTAGCCCTATTTATGGGCGGAGTAGTCTATATATGGGAAAAAGAAGGAAGACCGCAAATAGAAGCGGCCAAAGCAAAAGAAAATTTAATTTTTGACTTTCAAGAAAAAGATGTTCAGTCTGTACTCCTCAAAACTAAAAATCTAACTCTTCAATTTGACAAAAATATCCAAAACCAAAAAGATCGATCTGCGCCTAAGTGGTTGCTGAAAATATTGGAAAATACTCCAGCAACCGCAACCGAGCAGGCAAAAGATAGTAAACCTACGCCTTCTCCAGAAGCTAAACCAACCGAGCAGGCAAAAGATAGTAAATCTACGCCTTCTCCAGAAGCTAAACCAACTGATGAAGCAAAAGAAAGAAAAGAATTAGCAGCAAATGAAGCATATGTATCTTATTTGCTGAACTTGCTAGCCAAATCAAAAGGCGATCGCATTATTGCCGATCCTCGGATCGAAGATGGTTTAGATAATCCTTTGGCAACTGTGGAAGTAAAGTTAAATAATAAGCAAACCCATCAACTAATCTTGGGTAATTCTAATTTTAATAATACTTCTCTGTATGCACTAGCCGATCCTCCCCAACAATTAGAAGAACCACTAAAATTAGTTTTGGTACCAACTGACTTTAAGTATGCCGTAGATCGGCCTTTGTCGGAATGGCAGCAAGAAGAACAGCAAAAGCAAAGTACAACTCAAAATACAGGGAAATCTTCTTCCAATAGTTCCCAAAAAGACGATAAGGAAAAATATGACAAAGGTAAAACAAATTAAATTGTAAGTTGGGTTAAATTATAGGTAGGGTCTAGACTCTAGCTATAACTACCTAATTATTTTTCAGCTTAAAGTGTGGCGAATCTCTTCTAGCAACTCTTCCATTGATAAAGAAGTCGGTAAAATTTTAGCAGCCACTTCTCTGACTACAGGCTCCAAGAATTCGATAGAGGAAGTAACAGAAGGAGAAAAATTTTCCGTTGTATTGTCAGTATTAAAATGTTTTGCCAACACTAAAGTAGGAGGTTTTTGCCCAATACATCGCAAACTATCAAAAGCTTGAACTAATACCGAATAATCTGGTAAAGAATTTCCCAAATCAATTAATAACAAATCAATGCTATGGTGCTGAACTTGACGTAAAACCTCCGCCCAAGAATGACCGACAATAGCTTTGAATTCAGCCGTTTGTAAATATTGAATTAAGGCTTGCAGCCATTCAGATCGTTTTTTATGACTAGATGCGATCGCAGATAAATTATGTTCTTGATTAGCTGGGCTATCACTAGAAGTGCTTTCTATCTTGTTAAGAGATTTTCTTAAATCTGGCAAATTGGCAATATCCACGACCAAAATAGTTGGCTTGCAGGTCATCCCGGCTGCCACTTGAATTGCTTCTAACAAAGTGGTGGTTTCTGATGAAGATTCTCGAGTTGGCAAGCAAGGAAATACCTGCAATGGTAATTGACCGTTTTGAAAGCTTACTTGCATCGCTGCTTGAGCCATTTGCTCGTCTAGAATAACCAAAGGCAAACTGGCTAAAGCGTCTCGCTGGCTCAGCTGTTCAATATAAATAGAAGAATTGGCAACTCTACCATCCAGCAACACTACATCAGGCTGCCAAATGCGTGCGAGGAGTTCCCCTTGTTCCAAATCGTCAGCCTCTAAAACTCGGTAGTTATATTGATGCAGTAGCCTGCTTAAATCTGGATGGAGATGGGAGAGAGTACGATCGTTTTCCGGATACTGAGAATGTTCTTCGGAGGAAATTTCTAAACTAGAAATTTCCTCTCCTATTTGGTTGCGATCGTTAGAAGAAACTACCCCTCGATCGACCGAATTAACGCAAATCCTCAAAATAGTTAAACCAGTACCAGCAGGTTGCCCTTTTTCTGCAACTTTATTGGGTATTACGATAGTTTCTAAAACGGTTTGTAACGCATCAATTTGTACTGGCAAACTCAAAAAACTATCGGCTCGCTTGCTGTAAGCATACTCTTTTTCTGCTACCGTAGCAGTTACGATTACCGGAATATGTTGAGTTTGGGCAGATGCTTTTAGTAAGGTTAAAACATCCCAACCAGAAAGTAGGGGAAGTAGTGGATTGAGGAAGATCGCGCATGGCTGCAACCGTCGTGCTTTTTCTAAAGCTTCGGTACCAGAACGAGCGATGACGATTCGATAGCCTAAACCTAATAGTTGTTGGCTCAAATCTTCAATCAATTTGGGCGTTGCTTCTACCAGTAACACTATTCGGGAAGGAATAGTTGGATGTGAAACGGTTACTTCTGTTTCTCCATAAACTGGAGAGGATAAGTGATGGGTAGTAGAATATAAATATTGGTCAGCCTCTTCAGTAGGGTTATTTTTATGCTCGCTTGTTTTCCATGTTTTTTTAGGCGGGCTGGGAGGTAGTAGGAGTGTAAATTCGCTGCCCGTGCCTACTTTGGAAATAAAGGTAACATCGCCACCATGCAGACGAGCTAAACGTTGAGTTAATACCAGCCCCAATCCGGTGCCATCAAACTGACGAGTGAGCGGATTTTCTAATTGTTGAAATTTTTGAAAAATGAGGTGCTGTTTGCGATCGGGAATGCCTATTCCAGTATCCCAAACGGTAAAAGCAATCCAACCTTCCCAACGACTTACCCGCAAGCCGATCGCGCCATTTTCTTCAGTAAATTTGAGTCCGTTAGAAATCAGGTTCACCAGCATTTGACGCAAGCGCAGTTCGTCAGCGATCAAACTATCTAAACCAGGTTCGATTAATAAGGTAAAGTTAGGTTCTCTAGTAGAAGCATTAAGTTCTTCTTCTTCTGTTTTGTTTTTTCCGAGGTAGAGTTGTCGTGCTTGTTGGTAGGCGCGATCGCAAACTGCCAAAATATCCACTGGCGCTAGAGTTAACTCTAGTTGACCGGTTTCCATACGCGTGAGATCCAAAATATCGTTAACTACCGTCATCAAATGGCGGGCGCTTTGATGGATTAATTTGGTGTAGCGAATTTGGCGATCGTTTAGTTCTCCTAATAACTGATCCTTCAGCAAACTAGATAATCCCAATACAGCAGTTAAAGGAGTTTTCAGTTCGTGACTAATGCAAGCTAAAAATTCATCCTTTAGACGGTTGAGTTGAATTAAATCAGCATTTTTAGCTGCTAATTCTTTGGCAACTTGCTGTTGTTCGGTGACATCTGTAGCTAACATCAGCCACAAGCTATTATTCGGAATTTTTTGTTGGCTTTTTTGCTGAGTCAGCTTTAACTTTAGTGCTTCGTATTGACTGCGATAGGATGAATAGCCACTTTCGTGGGGAGTTCTCAAGATGGGGGGTACTACTCCCGTATCATCATTGTTGGCACCGATGGTTGCTAAATGAAGGTTTTCCGCAGACAGGATTTCTTCTAGTACGGTTTTGGGATTAAACTTATCTGCCCATAATACTTCCGGGTTGGCTAAAAAATTATCGAGGGGAATTTTGACAAATTGCCAGACTCTCTCCGAACCATTTTGCATGGTGCAGACACAAAAACAGGTGTTGGGATGATTACCCAGATGGCATACTTGAGGCAAAGGGCCATCAAGGGAGGAATCCAGACGATCGCTTTCTTCCCATTTTGGTAGGGAAGCAGACAAGGTGGAAAAGTCAAAATTGCTAAAGGTGGAAACCCTTTGCGTCCAATCTCCTATTTTGCTAGCTTCTCCTGAGTTCGGTACTTTTTCTAATAGTGCGGCAGCTTCTCTTTTAATTAATTCCGGATCGGCGAGCGCTCCGAAATGCTGACGCCATGCGAAATTTTGGCTGATCGATCGCCCGTTGCTAGTTTGCAACATAATAGGCAAAGGTAACCGCTCCAGAAGTTCTACTAAGGGAGAGAGCGAGCTTAGAGAATTATTAGTATTTTGGCTAACCCCTGATAAAGTGGCGGTTGAATGCTCCAAGGAGGGATTATCGGGTAAAGTTTCGGGAATTATGCCTTTAGCAACAAATTGCAATAGATATTCGCTGTCGAGCAAACCGAGAAATTTACCTGCTTTGTCTACCAGTGCCCAGTCAGAGAATGAGTTGGTTTTGCGATCGGACTCTTGCAAGTACGGCCAGAATTGCTTGAGGGTAAGCTCGGCTGGTACGATCGCTAATGGTTGTACGATCGATAAGCCGAGGTCGGATAGGGATTGTCTTAAATTCAGTTCTGGCTGGGAAGTTTCGTCAATTGCAGATTCAGCATCTGTAGGAAAGTCGATTTCTTGGTTTTTTCCTTTTTCTGGCTCCTTTAATGGCAGCCCGATTCCTACCCCCAAATAGGGCAACAAGCTACTCAAGTATAGGACTCCCAGAGGACGCTGCTGTTCGTTTACTACTACTAGACGATCTGTATAACAACTTTGGTTTTTAGCGGTATTGCTTTTCACCTGGCTGAAAATTCCCAGCACGGTGGCGATGTTCATCCTCTGCGTGCAGGTAGGAACATTCGCAATAAATTTTTTTAAGCTGGGAGTAGGCATGGGTATATGCTTTTTGGTTAGCAGTTCAAAAAAGCTAGAAACGCCTCCCATTATCTACAGTCCTTGTTGGATGCCTCAACTGATACAGTGTGGCTTTTGCAGAGCGTCTTTTCCAGATGGAAGCAACGCCGCTAGAGGCTTTTTTTGCTTAATGCAGAGTTGGAGGCGCTTAAAATGGGATTTATATATTAATTATGTGCTTAACTCAAATTTTTCTTATACTGAGGCAATTACAATTAATGACTATTCAAGTAATGTTAGCTTAATGTTAAGCATTGTATTGATTCTCTCGCGGAAAGTCTATCCTAAGAGGGAACTGCTAATTATACAACCAGTTCATACCTTTACTACCTAACCGGCGTGCGATCGCAACTTTCTATCTGTACATTCTTGCCTTCTGAGCCACTGGCTCAGTCCTTAGAGCAGTTTTTGAGTGGCGAACGCTATATACTGACTCAACTACAGTCAAAAGAAGAGTTTCTAAATTTTGTGGAGTCGCGCAAACAACAGATCGATTGCCTGATTTTACAGGATGTTTCAGATTTGTTGAGTATAGTCAATCATCTTTACGATAGAGGAACGCTCTTACCTAGCGTGATTTTAAAGGAAGATCGAGTAGCGGAGGGAGAAATTCAAACATCCGAAACGGAGATTAACGAATCTACATTAAAATCCAATTTTAGTAACAACTCACCGACCTCCTCCTCCCAGGATGAAGTAGGTTTTTATCATTCTGCTGCCGTGTTTATCTTGGGCAGCCAATTGAATAAAATTGGCGATTATATTGACCAAGCGATTACTCAGTTCCTAGAACTTTCTTCAGAAACTTCTGTCTGCGAGCGAGACTCGATCGTTGACACGATCGCCACCAACAATTTTCTGATCCAACATCAAAGAAGGCTGGCAGAAAAATTAAGGGAACGATTAGGGTACTTAGGCGTGTATTACAAGCGGAATCCCAACTATTTTTTCCGGCATCTTTCTCCGGAAAAAAAGCAGGAATTTCTAGAAATGTTAAAAGCCGATTATCGAGAGATCGTTTTGACTTATTTTGCTCAAGATAACAATTTAAACCAAGCAATCGATCAATTTGTCAATACTGCTTTCTTTTCAGACATACCAGTTACTCATATTGTGGAAATTCATATGGAATTAATGGACGATCTTTCCAAGCAGCTAAAATTGGAAGGACGTAGTGATGAAGTTTTATTGGATTATCGTTTAACCTTGATCGATGTAATTGCTCATCTGTGTGAGATGTATCGCCGTTCCCTTCCCAGAGAATCTTAACTCACGGTTCATAGTTAATAGTTCGTGGCGAACAGCGAACTATAGACAACGAACAATGAACGATGAACAATGAACGATGGACAATGAACAATTGATACAAAACTATGCCTCCTCTCAAGAAAACCTATGTTCTCAAGCTTTATGTAGCGGGAAATACACCCAACTCCGTTCGGGCCTTAAAAACTCTCAAAAATATCCTCGAACAAGAGTTTCAAGGAGTTTATGCTCTAAAAGTCATTGATGTGCTAAAAAATCCACAACTAGCAGAGGAAGATAAAATCCTTGCCACCCCAACCTTGGCTAAAATATTACCACCTCCGGTGCGGAAAATAATTGGCGATCTTTCAGACCGAGAAAAGGTATTGATTGGCTTAGATCTACTGTACGAAGAGCTGCGTGAAGAAGAGGAATTCGGGGTTTAAAACAATTTTCCTCAGTTTTACAGACAAGTTGTGTGGTAAACATAGCTATGCGGCCATTTCATTTATGAGGTT
Coding sequences within:
- a CDS encoding phycobiliprotein lyase; translated protein: MDIQEFFQLSAGKWFSQRTSHHLAFKQSENGKSNITIEMLPADDPKVIELCQEYNVPPESARGAARVSWDGTMEWDEEKHAGSSVLVPIPDPDKPNEGKLLRDVGYAEKAGVAGRYIMSGDGALTLITEYETMYSEERIWFASPNLRLRTSILKRFGGFSMASFCSEIRMGVTQSAAKQADASEVKVKS
- a CDS encoding ABC transporter ATP-binding protein, with the translated sequence MIEVEHLCKIYGSTPAIQDVTFKVEPGEIVGFLGPNGAGKTTTMRILAGYLPATSGTARVAGYDVHEDSMAVRQRIGYLPEIPPLYPDMTVEAFLYFVTRIKGVSAGDRADKVNSALKRCNLEEKRKVLIRKLSKGFRQRVGIAQAIVHDPPALILDEPTVGLDPRQIIEVRNLIKSLAGSHTIILSTHILPEVRMTCDRVTIINRGKVVTTNTPESLEANLTSGSGYEIEIEGDADIALARLSAVPGVHLVESMAIPHLPENRVAYRIVSEPGAEPGKEIANALVSGGLGLWEMRRTRASLEDVFLELTTLEKSTSSEYESESKKSSKKEEIEPNINLINSLEERVVNQSETDEKSVETEPESDRKKEVEN
- a CDS encoding ABC transporter permease; the protein is MRIIFANIMAIYRKELQGYFASPLAYAIAGVFWFVAGCFFMTILLGELNQAAAIDRQMGESAPPFDVAYRILQGFMNVMGSFSLFVLPMLSMGLYAEERKRGTLELLATSPVTNWAVAVGKLLGVLTFFTAIVLPVLIYETMVLNAADTPVPPGVPLLAHLGLILLAASVLSLGMFISSLTDSTVLAAIFTFAGVLLLWIVDFFASAWGGNVGAVLNYLSLLKHYSNLVQGVFDTSSLVFFASFIALGVFLTAQSIDTFRFQRS
- a CDS encoding Gldg family protein — encoded protein: MNTFKFSQKYGKYLFWIGLMLIVMGISAWFVSGKWLPIPLALVIAGIVATGIWLLTLDSVDLTAASQTFWGRRSTQTGTNALAATISAIAILAIINFVGVRYSARFDLTENQLFSLSPQSQKIVQNLTQPVKVWVFDRTPHPEDQQLLDNYQRLGANFRYEYVDPNANPGLANKFNAREGGEVYLELGQKQKFVQRIDRDQQLSEETISSSIQQIQSDRNSIVYFLQGHGEHPLESLQNGLSDATKYLEQKNFTSKSLNLAERSSVPQDASVVVIAGPKRALLEQEVNVLRDYLNRGGSVLLMLDPNTDVALDKLLNDWGVKLENRLAVDASDDGRLLGLGPATPIVTNYGNHPITKDFGNGISFYQLARPIAIESVKDVTATPLLLTSQDSWGESDIQNKELNFDSKTDIQGPLTLGVALSKKIESKPAPQPTPASPNAENLSQNSKESRLVVIGNSQFATDGKFGQQLNGDVFLNSVSWLSQQENQTLSIRPKQPNKRRINITIAQASLLAWISVVILPLIGFGAAGWLWWRRR
- a CDS encoding ATP-binding protein gives rise to the protein MPTPSLKKFIANVPTCTQRMNIATVLGIFSQVKSNTAKNQSCYTDRLVVVNEQQRPLGVLYLSSLLPYLGVGIGLPLKEPEKGKNQEIDFPTDAESAIDETSQPELNLRQSLSDLGLSIVQPLAIVPAELTLKQFWPYLQESDRKTNSFSDWALVDKAGKFLGLLDSEYLLQFVAKGIIPETLPDNPSLEHSTATLSGVSQNTNNSLSSLSPLVELLERLPLPIMLQTSNGRSISQNFAWRQHFGALADPELIKREAAALLEKVPNSGEASKIGDWTQRVSTFSNFDFSTLSASLPKWEESDRLDSSLDGPLPQVCHLGNHPNTCFCVCTMQNGSERVWQFVKIPLDNFLANPEVLWADKFNPKTVLEEILSAENLHLATIGANNDDTGVVPPILRTPHESGYSSYRSQYEALKLKLTQQKSQQKIPNNSLWLMLATDVTEQQQVAKELAAKNADLIQLNRLKDEFLACISHELKTPLTAVLGLSSLLKDQLLGELNDRQIRYTKLIHQSARHLMTVVNDILDLTRMETGQLELTLAPVDILAVCDRAYQQARQLYLGKNKTEEEELNASTREPNFTLLIEPGLDSLIADELRLRQMLVNLISNGLKFTEENGAIGLRVSRWEGWIAFTVWDTGIGIPDRKQHLIFQKFQQLENPLTRQFDGTGLGLVLTQRLARLHGGDVTFISKVGTGSEFTLLLPPSPPKKTWKTSEHKNNPTEEADQYLYSTTHHLSSPVYGETEVTVSHPTIPSRIVLLVEATPKLIEDLSQQLLGLGYRIVIARSGTEALEKARRLQPCAIFLNPLLPLLSGWDVLTLLKASAQTQHIPVIVTATVAEKEYAYSKRADSFLSLPVQIDALQTVLETIVIPNKVAEKGQPAGTGLTILRICVNSVDRGVVSSNDRNQIGEEISSLEISSEEHSQYPENDRTLSHLHPDLSRLLHQYNYRVLEADDLEQGELLARIWQPDVVLLDGRVANSSIYIEQLSQRDALASLPLVILDEQMAQAAMQVSFQNGQLPLQVFPCLPTRESSSETTTLLEAIQVAAGMTCKPTILVVDIANLPDLRKSLNKIESTSSDSPANQEHNLSAIASSHKKRSEWLQALIQYLQTAEFKAIVGHSWAEVLRQVQHHSIDLLLIDLGNSLPDYSVLVQAFDSLRCIGQKPPTLVLAKHFNTDNTTENFSPSVTSSIEFLEPVVREVAAKILPTSLSMEELLEEIRHTLS
- a CDS encoding circadian clock protein KaiA gives rise to the protein MRSQLSICTFLPSEPLAQSLEQFLSGERYILTQLQSKEEFLNFVESRKQQIDCLILQDVSDLLSIVNHLYDRGTLLPSVILKEDRVAEGEIQTSETEINESTLKSNFSNNSPTSSSQDEVGFYHSAAVFILGSQLNKIGDYIDQAITQFLELSSETSVCERDSIVDTIATNNFLIQHQRRLAEKLRERLGYLGVYYKRNPNYFFRHLSPEKKQEFLEMLKADYREIVLTYFAQDNNLNQAIDQFVNTAFFSDIPVTHIVEIHMELMDDLSKQLKLEGRSDEVLLDYRLTLIDVIAHLCEMYRRSLPRES
- the kaiB gene encoding circadian clock protein KaiB gives rise to the protein MPPLKKTYVLKLYVAGNTPNSVRALKTLKNILEQEFQGVYALKVIDVLKNPQLAEEDKILATPTLAKILPPPVRKIIGDLSDREKVLIGLDLLYEELREEEEFGV